One window from the genome of Sesamum indicum cultivar Zhongzhi No. 13 unplaced genomic scaffold, S_indicum_v1.0 scaffold00427, whole genome shotgun sequence encodes:
- the LOC105180226 gene encoding uncharacterized protein LOC105180226 — protein MDNDSFYKESEEEIVSLKEALLEIKSLDISEESRLSLENVKRLIQRNFSENPLAWRDRNKIEATLKLWEECKYQYVQYKPIQMNMEDKKYMQMIIKEHIGFGLIEPGISAYSSPGFLVRNHGVIKRGKPRGQTWWLSTKSKPPQAKLPWYRSLLKTVSLLEELGDYGFVSLR, from the exons ATGGACAacgatagcttctataaggaatccgaggaggaGATTGTGagccttaaagaagcactactggaAATAAAATCGCTAGATATTAGCGAGGAAagcaggctttctcttgagaatgtcaagaggctcatCCAGAGGAACTTTAGTGAAAACCCTCTGGCATGGCgagataggaacaagatcgaagctactctaaAACTCTGGGAAGAGTGCAAGTATCAGTACGTTCAATACAAGCCTATCCAAATGAACATGGAAGATAAGAAATATATGCAGATgattatcaaagagcatatcggTTTTGGACTCATCGAACCTGGAATCTCTGCCTACAGCAGCCCTGGGTTTCTAGTAAGAAACCATGGCGtgattaagagaggtaaacccag AGGCCAGACATGGtggctttcaacaaaatcaaaaccgCCTCAGGCGAAGCTCCCCTGGTATCGGTCATTACTGAAGACAGTATCTCTACTAGAAGAGCTTGGAGATTATGGGTTTGTCTCATTGAGATga